The following are encoded in a window of Candidatus Fluviicola riflensis genomic DNA:
- a CDS encoding GNAT family N-acetyltransferase, giving the protein MNGLEINTDKNRLDLHFIHGFISNSYWGKDRTIDAMQMCIDNSLNFGVYLSDKQIGYARVVTDYAQFAYIMDVFIDENHRDKGYSVALMKFIMECEALKNIKVWRLATADAHGLYKKFGFEALEKPENLMELIIKNRLK; this is encoded by the coding sequence ATGAACGGCCTCGAAATAAATACCGACAAGAACCGCCTGGATCTCCACTTCATTCACGGATTCATTTCAAACTCCTATTGGGGAAAGGATCGAACAATTGACGCCATGCAGATGTGTATTGACAACTCGTTGAATTTCGGTGTTTACCTTTCAGACAAACAAATCGGTTACGCGCGGGTGGTCACTGATTATGCGCAATTCGCCTACATCATGGATGTATTTATTGATGAAAACCACCGTGATAAAGGTTATTCTGTCGCGTTGATGAAATTCATCATGGAATGTGAAGCTTTGAAGAACATCAAGGTTTGGCGGCTTGCCACTGCCGATGCCCATGGCCTGTACAAGAAATTCGGGTTTGAAGCGTTAGAAAAACCGGAGAACCTGATGGAGTTGATCATTAAAAACCGGTTGAAATGA
- a CDS encoding ATPase, with product MNSNSDRGIFSSRILNFPVESVYQAFANPLHLKEWWGPEGFTNTIHEFDLQPGGKWVLTMHGPEIGHYENSSVFQIVEPLKLVAWKRVSKPLFEMEIGFTKLDDATTEISFRMIFDTEEECEKIRRFAGPKNEENFDRLEKELLKIVA from the coding sequence ATGAATTCAAACTCTGATCGCGGAATTTTCAGTTCACGCATTTTAAACTTTCCGGTAGAAAGCGTCTACCAGGCGTTTGCAAATCCATTGCATTTGAAAGAATGGTGGGGACCTGAAGGTTTCACCAATACCATTCATGAATTTGACCTGCAGCCCGGCGGAAAGTGGGTTTTGACCATGCACGGCCCTGAAATTGGCCATTATGAAAACTCATCTGTGTTTCAAATTGTGGAACCATTAAAGCTGGTTGCCTGGAAAAGAGTTTCGAAACCATTGTTTGAGATGGAAATTGGGTTTACGAAGCTTGATGATGCAACAACGGAGATTTCGTTTCGGATGATCTTCGATACCGAAGAAGAATGTGAAAAAATCAGGCGGTTTGCCGGACCAAAGAACGAAGAGAATTTTGACAGATTGGAAAAAGAGCTGCTGAAGATTGTGGCCTGA
- a CDS encoding plasmid maintenance system killer family protein, translating into MIKTFDDKESEKIWIGIRSKKLPNEIQDVARRKLRMINNAQDINDLRIPPANRLEKLRGDLQDYYSIRVNNQWRIIFKWINNDAYEINIVDYH; encoded by the coding sequence ATGATAAAGACCTTTGACGATAAAGAATCTGAAAAAATTTGGATCGGAATTCGGTCAAAAAAATTGCCCAACGAAATTCAGGATGTTGCGCGTCGGAAACTGAGAATGATCAATAACGCTCAGGACATAAATGATCTCAGAATTCCACCCGCAAACAGACTGGAGAAATTGAGAGGAGATCTTCAAGATTATTACAGCATTCGCGTTAACAATCAATGGAGAATCATTTTTAAATGGATCAATAATGATGCTTACGAAATTAATATAGTGGATTACCATTAA
- the lepB gene encoding signal peptidase I: MKIVYLIILLQVFSGCDFINGLSEIKEDFETEKLDSYTMEPLNHYMKKYEIDYKNKVPKRFEVIEFSFEDAYFDTADFYSSNQHVSRVIGLPGEEVELKKGVVYINGKILKEPFLADSIRSNDDFEKMKIEEDNYFVMVDKRKMIFQDTITGVEYKAYDSRIIGTIPGYRIVGTTDLK, translated from the coding sequence ATGAAAATAGTATATCTGATAATACTTCTGCAGGTTTTTTCCGGTTGTGATTTCATCAATGGTTTATCAGAGATTAAAGAAGATTTTGAGACCGAAAAGCTGGATTCTTATACCATGGAACCACTGAATCATTACATGAAAAAGTACGAAATCGATTACAAAAATAAAGTCCCGAAACGCTTTGAAGTGATTGAATTCTCTTTTGAAGACGCGTATTTCGACACTGCCGATTTTTATTCGAGTAACCAACATGTAAGCAGGGTAATTGGCCTTCCGGGCGAGGAAGTCGAACTGAAGAAAGGCGTCGTTTACATCAATGGAAAAATACTGAAAGAACCGTTTTTAGCCGATTCCATCCGATCGAATGACGATTTTGAAAAGATGAAAATTGAAGAAGACAACTACTTTGTGATGGTCGACAAACGAAAAATGATTTTCCAGGATACAATAACCGGTGTTGAGTATAAAGCCTATGATTCAAGGATCATTGGAACAATACCCGGGTACCGGATTGTTGGGACTACTGATTTAAAATAG
- a CDS encoding glyoxalase/bleomycin resistance/extradiol dioxygenase family protein encodes MLTSVHPKLPMRNKAITRDYYLNQLGFEEFGNTGFEDYLMVQKDNIQLHFFLFKELDPKENYGQIYIRTEVIDELYQSMLDRKVAIHPNGALQLKPWGQKEFSLLDPDYNLLTFGQSIQ; translated from the coding sequence ATGCTCACCTCCGTTCATCCAAAGCTTCCGATGCGCAATAAAGCGATTACCCGCGATTATTACCTGAATCAATTGGGGTTTGAAGAATTTGGCAATACCGGTTTTGAAGATTACCTGATGGTCCAAAAAGACAATATCCAGCTTCATTTTTTTCTGTTTAAGGAACTGGACCCAAAAGAAAATTACGGACAGATATATATTCGCACTGAAGTGATCGACGAATTATATCAATCTATGCTGGATAGAAAAGTCGCCATTCATCCGAACGGGGCGTTGCAGTTGAAACCCTGGGGACAAAAGGAGTTTTCGCTGCTCGATCCGGATTATAATTTGTTGACCTTCGGGCAAAGCATACAATGA
- a CDS encoding lactoylglutathione lyase: MNTVGYFEIHSAQPEREIAFYSAVFGWKFIKEEFVPIEYYRIETNGINGGLLKRQGQSPVLGSAVNAFTCSIQVEDFDATSNLILENGGKVALPKFAIPGRCWQGYFMDADHNIFGIFEVNEHAI; encoded by the coding sequence ATGAATACTGTAGGCTATTTTGAAATCCATTCTGCTCAACCCGAACGGGAAATCGCGTTTTATTCGGCTGTTTTCGGCTGGAAATTTATCAAAGAAGAATTCGTTCCGATCGAGTATTACCGTATCGAAACAAACGGTATTAATGGCGGATTGTTAAAACGACAAGGGCAATCACCCGTATTGGGAAGCGCCGTAAACGCTTTTACGTGTTCTATCCAGGTTGAGGATTTTGATGCAACGAGCAACCTGATCCTTGAAAACGGCGGCAAAGTTGCTTTACCTAAATTCGCCATTCCGGGACGTTGCTGGCAGGGCTATTTTATGGACGCGGATCACAACATTTTCGGAATTTTTGAAGTCAATGAGCATGCAATTTGA
- a CDS encoding pyridine nucleotide-disulfide oxidoreductase, with product MTNNPHFDVIIIGGSYSGLAAGMSLGRALRKVLIIDGGNPCNKQTPHSHNFLTQDGQTPAAIASLAKEQVEKYKTVTFRNDLAVSGLQTTNGFEIATQSGSTFSAKKLIFATGIKDVMPEIEGFSDCWGVSVIHCPYCHGYEYSNEKTGILTNGDVAYEVSRLISNWTKDLTVFTNGIAEFAPNQTQKLSEHGIMINESVIDHFEHNNGYLRNIVFKDGSKTPITAIYARPEFEQHCAIPEQLGCELTEQGHISVDPFQKTTIRGVFACGDNTTFMRSVANSVAMGTLAGVMTNKEIIEDEF from the coding sequence ATGACAAACAATCCTCATTTCGACGTAATCATTATCGGTGGAAGTTATTCAGGACTTGCAGCCGGAATGTCCCTGGGAAGAGCTCTCAGAAAAGTACTCATCATTGACGGTGGAAATCCGTGCAACAAACAAACCCCGCATTCGCACAATTTCCTTACACAAGACGGACAAACACCGGCGGCAATCGCGTCGCTGGCAAAAGAACAGGTTGAGAAATATAAAACCGTCACCTTTCGCAACGATCTTGCCGTGAGTGGTTTACAAACAACAAATGGCTTTGAAATCGCGACTCAATCGGGCAGCACTTTCTCGGCTAAAAAATTGATCTTCGCTACAGGAATCAAAGATGTGATGCCTGAAATAGAAGGTTTTTCAGACTGCTGGGGAGTTTCAGTGATCCATTGTCCCTATTGCCACGGTTATGAATACAGCAACGAAAAAACCGGAATTCTTACCAACGGAGACGTTGCTTATGAAGTGAGCAGACTGATCAGTAACTGGACCAAAGACCTGACGGTTTTTACCAATGGAATAGCAGAATTCGCACCAAACCAAACCCAAAAACTGTCAGAACATGGAATTATGATCAATGAATCAGTGATTGATCATTTTGAACACAACAACGGATACCTGAGAAACATTGTTTTCAAAGACGGTTCCAAAACGCCCATTACGGCAATTTATGCACGTCCGGAATTCGAACAGCATTGCGCCATTCCTGAACAATTGGGCTGTGAACTCACAGAGCAAGGCCACATTTCCGTTGATCCATTCCAAAAAACAACTATTCGTGGAGTCTTTGCATGTGGCGACAATACCACGTTTATGCGATCAGTAGCCAATTCTGTAGCCATGGGAACGTTGGCAGGAGTGATGACCAATAAAGAAATCATTGAAGATGAGTTTTGA
- the higA gene encoding addiction module antidote protein, HigA family, translated as MEKLKNIHPGEILIEEFLIPLEISAYRLAKETFLPQTRISEIVKGNRRITADTALRFSKFFGTTAKFWLGLQDDYDLEEEKNQKGKEINNIKPLEGNAA; from the coding sequence ATGGAAAAGCTCAAAAATATTCATCCGGGAGAAATACTCATAGAGGAATTCTTGATCCCATTGGAAATTTCGGCCTACCGTTTGGCCAAGGAAACCTTTCTTCCTCAAACACGTATTTCCGAAATAGTAAAAGGTAATCGCAGAATTACAGCTGATACTGCTTTACGATTTTCCAAATTTTTCGGAACCACTGCCAAATTTTGGTTAGGACTTCAGGATGATTATGATCTGGAAGAAGAGAAAAATCAGAAAGGGAAAGAAATCAATAATATCAAGCCTCTGGAAGGAAACGCTGCGTAA
- a CDS encoding alpha/beta hydrolase — MDTIAKGSNLIAEIDNFNLFYDDFGEGDTPIVFLHGFPFSKAMWQGQINFLKSRHRVIAIDIRGFGRSKNEETTLSIDLFGDDLVMFMDKLAIEKAIICGLSMGGYIALDVLKKFPHRFEAVILCDTQCIADTKEGKEKRYQTIEEITANGSREFNEEFIKSVFHEDTLNTKPELVESLRNVVFSNSDKIITNGLTALAGREETCSMLSGVTIPTLIICGREDKVTPLEQSEIMHASIKGSVLRVIDKAGHVSNLEQPEEFNKYLLDFVTVLEEAKVTE, encoded by the coding sequence ATGGATACAATAGCCAAAGGAAGCAATTTGATTGCTGAAATAGACAACTTCAATTTGTTTTACGATGATTTTGGAGAAGGAGATACGCCGATTGTTTTTTTACACGGCTTTCCTTTCAGCAAGGCAATGTGGCAGGGGCAGATCAATTTTTTAAAGTCGAGACATCGCGTGATTGCGATTGATATCCGTGGGTTCGGACGATCAAAGAACGAGGAAACAACCCTGAGCATTGATTTATTCGGTGATGATCTGGTCATGTTTATGGACAAATTAGCCATTGAAAAAGCCATTATTTGTGGATTGTCAATGGGTGGTTATATCGCATTGGATGTACTCAAAAAATTTCCGCATCGGTTTGAAGCAGTGATTTTGTGTGATACGCAATGTATAGCCGATACGAAAGAAGGAAAAGAGAAACGTTACCAAACGATTGAAGAAATCACTGCAAACGGTTCCAGGGAATTCAACGAAGAATTCATCAAAAGTGTGTTTCATGAAGATACCCTGAATACAAAACCGGAGTTGGTTGAATCGCTGCGCAATGTGGTGTTCTCCAATTCCGATAAAATCATTACAAACGGTTTAACAGCTCTTGCCGGACGTGAAGAAACGTGTTCAATGCTGAGCGGAGTAACCATTCCGACATTGATAATCTGTGGCCGGGAAGACAAAGTGACGCCACTTGAGCAATCAGAAATCATGCATGCATCCATTAAAGGATCAGTTCTTCGTGTGATCGATAAGGCAGGACATGTCTCCAACCTGGAGCAACCTGAAGAATTCAACAAATACCTGCTTGATTTTGTAACGGTCCTGGAAGAAGCGAAGGTGACGGAGTGA
- a CDS encoding AraC family transcriptional regulator, producing the protein MKNIQVRQINSLKEPGLSGSFSIRNVEELLAGKNMVQELHRHDFFYILALTKGTGNHEIDFTTYEICDNSVFFMRPGHVHQLTLKAGSNGYLLQFKPDFYYPGDAPSRELLRKASNKNLCQLDEARFQKLISTLSAIFREYSDKEEGYQDVIKANLGIFLIELVRHHQQRNNAITPVNAYAEERLEEFLELLDHHITTHKQVSHYAGMMHLSMYQLNAITKSTLDKTCSELINERIILEAKRTLLATSDQVNHVAYHLGYEDVSYFIRFFKKHTGYSPEAFRSNFK; encoded by the coding sequence ATGAAAAACATTCAGGTAAGGCAGATCAATTCACTAAAAGAACCCGGTTTATCCGGAAGTTTCAGTATCCGGAATGTGGAAGAATTGCTTGCCGGAAAAAACATGGTGCAGGAACTTCATCGCCATGATTTCTTCTATATTCTGGCGCTGACAAAAGGAACCGGCAATCATGAAATCGATTTTACGACTTACGAAATTTGCGATAACTCAGTGTTTTTCATGCGTCCCGGACACGTTCATCAACTCACGCTGAAAGCTGGAAGCAACGGTTATTTGTTGCAGTTTAAACCCGATTTTTATTATCCCGGTGATGCTCCGTCAAGAGAACTTCTGCGCAAAGCCAGCAACAAAAACCTGTGTCAGCTCGATGAAGCACGGTTTCAAAAACTGATTTCCACCTTAAGCGCCATTTTCAGAGAATATTCAGACAAAGAAGAAGGTTACCAGGATGTGATCAAAGCGAATCTAGGTATTTTCCTTATTGAACTGGTCCGGCACCACCAGCAGCGCAACAATGCTATTACCCCCGTAAATGCTTATGCAGAAGAGCGTCTGGAAGAATTTTTGGAACTTCTTGATCACCACATTACCACTCACAAACAGGTCTCTCATTATGCCGGGATGATGCATCTTTCCATGTATCAGCTCAATGCCATCACGAAATCGACGCTGGATAAAACCTGCTCTGAATTGATCAATGAACGGATTATCCTGGAGGCAAAAAGAACCCTGCTGGCAACGTCTGACCAAGTCAATCATGTCGCGTATCATCTTGGATATGAAGATGTTTCCTATTTTATCCGGTTCTTTAAAAAACATACTGGCTATTCGCCCGAAGCATTTCGGAGCAACTTCAAATAA